From a region of the Teredinibacter turnerae genome:
- a CDS encoding OmpA family protein, producing the protein MKNLVVGLLLVSLFGCATYDPYTGEKQASKATTGAAVGAIAGAVVGAATSSDKDRDRGLITGAVAGAAVGGGVGYYMDRQESKLRQQLQGSGVQVQRDGNTINLIMPGNITFATDSFDIKPEFHSVLDSVAQVLKEFKKTVIVVSGHTDSTGAATYNQQLSENRASSVRSYLLNRSVASGRVQAVGYGPRMPIASNKTAQGRQQNRRVELKLEPIE; encoded by the coding sequence ATGAAAAATCTTGTGGTTGGTCTGTTGTTGGTTTCGCTTTTTGGCTGCGCGACTTACGACCCCTACACGGGTGAAAAACAGGCAAGCAAAGCGACCACCGGTGCTGCGGTGGGTGCGATTGCCGGTGCGGTCGTTGGCGCGGCAACGTCCAGCGATAAAGACCGTGATCGCGGTTTGATCACCGGCGCGGTTGCAGGTGCTGCGGTAGGTGGTGGCGTTGGTTACTATATGGACCGGCAGGAATCCAAACTCCGCCAACAGCTCCAAGGTTCGGGTGTGCAGGTGCAGCGTGATGGCAACACGATTAATTTGATCATGCCGGGCAACATTACCTTCGCGACTGATAGCTTCGACATTAAGCCTGAATTTCATTCCGTACTGGACTCGGTGGCCCAGGTGCTCAAGGAGTTCAAGAAAACCGTGATCGTAGTTTCAGGCCACACCGACTCGACAGGCGCTGCAACGTATAATCAACAGTTGAGTGAAAACCGTGCAAGTTCAGTGCGCTCTTATTTGCTCAACCGCAGTGTTGCGTCTGGTCGGGTACAGGCTGTGGGCTACGGTCCCCGCATGCCAATCGCTTCCAACAAAACTGCGCAAGGGCGTCAGCAAAACCGCCGTGTGGAATTGAAACTGGAACCAATCGAATAA
- a CDS encoding BlaI/MecI/CopY family transcriptional regulator: protein MSPIAHYKLSRREQQIMDILYELNEASAQDVLAHLPDPPSYSAVRALIARLLEKGVVGFRTEGAKYIYFPKLEQQQASESAIRRVIKTFFKGSPAKAVSALLDMEGDALSAREIEDLERNIARLKALKDKESR from the coding sequence ATGTCACCTATTGCACACTACAAGTTGAGTCGTAGAGAGCAGCAGATTATGGATATTCTCTACGAATTAAATGAGGCCTCCGCACAGGATGTGCTGGCTCATCTGCCAGACCCTCCGAGCTATTCAGCAGTGCGAGCACTCATTGCCAGACTGCTGGAAAAGGGGGTGGTGGGATTTCGTACGGAGGGGGCGAAGTATATTTATTTTCCAAAGCTGGAGCAGCAGCAGGCCAGCGAGTCGGCGATTCGACGAGTGATTAAAACGTTTTTCAAGGGCTCGCCAGCCAAAGCCGTATCGGCGCTGCTGGACATGGAAGGCGACGCGCTGTCTGCCCGTGAGATTGAAGATCTGGAGAGAAATATCGCCCGTTTGAAGGCGCTTAAGGACAAGGAGTCCCGCTGA
- a CDS encoding leucine-rich repeat domain-containing protein yields MENTSAPAAHSSVRSLRSLQAPVCGLLLSFLLSCSQYEFTLNEKTLYDPTTFRRELSLKDKYLENCVKNVVSEQQITAARQIRQLLCGPGKILSLEGIEIFNRVQQLGLAKNTIENISSLASLRELRHINLADNAITDASVLDELEQLQYVDLSGNPELNCASTTKLQAREQIELLLPTHCRQE; encoded by the coding sequence ATGGAAAACACATCAGCGCCAGCAGCTCACTCAAGCGTGCGCAGTTTACGGAGTTTGCAAGCTCCCGTCTGCGGTCTCCTTCTCTCCTTCTTATTAAGCTGTTCACAGTATGAATTTACGCTGAACGAAAAGACTCTTTACGATCCAACCACCTTCCGGCGCGAGCTGTCGCTTAAAGATAAATACCTGGAGAACTGCGTAAAAAATGTGGTAAGTGAACAACAAATCACCGCAGCGAGGCAGATTCGCCAACTGCTTTGTGGGCCAGGAAAGATTTTATCGTTGGAAGGAATAGAAATTTTCAACCGTGTTCAACAACTAGGTCTAGCTAAGAACACAATCGAAAACATTAGTTCATTGGCCTCTCTGCGCGAACTGCGCCATATTAATTTGGCGGATAACGCAATTACAGACGCGAGTGTTCTCGATGAACTGGAACAGCTCCAATATGTAGACCTATCCGGGAACCCGGAACTTAACTGCGCCTCTACCACAAAACTGCAAGCCCGCGAGCAAATCGAACTTCTACTTCCGACGCACTGTAGACAAGAATAA
- a CDS encoding LysE family translocator produces MSAETIYIFALAAVLLALSPGPDILFVFTQSLVSGARVGVWVTFGLGTGLIFHSAMVALGLAAVIKTSPILYTAITWLGAAYLLWLAWQSWRSAVSVGGCERIDTGWWALYRRGIVMNISNPKVAIFFLAFLPQFTQSGGWPIAVQVMVLGLTFMLCGFAVFISVAFAAGWLNKRFVTPTRLRILNRCAAIVFVAMALRLVLV; encoded by the coding sequence GTGAGCGCTGAAACTATTTACATCTTTGCACTGGCGGCGGTGCTCTTAGCGTTGTCGCCAGGTCCCGATATTCTTTTTGTGTTTACTCAGTCGCTGGTTAGCGGAGCACGCGTCGGTGTATGGGTGACATTCGGTCTTGGCACGGGCCTGATCTTTCATTCTGCGATGGTCGCTTTAGGCCTAGCCGCAGTGATCAAAACCTCCCCGATTTTATATACCGCGATCACCTGGTTAGGTGCGGCCTATCTATTATGGCTCGCCTGGCAGTCCTGGCGCAGCGCCGTCTCGGTGGGCGGCTGCGAACGTATTGATACAGGGTGGTGGGCGCTTTACCGCCGTGGGATCGTGATGAATATTTCGAACCCAAAGGTGGCAATTTTCTTCCTCGCGTTTTTACCCCAGTTCACGCAGTCCGGCGGTTGGCCGATCGCGGTTCAAGTCATGGTCTTGGGCCTGACGTTTATGCTCTGTGGGTTCGCGGTTTTTATTAGCGTGGCGTTCGCTGCAGGCTGGTTAAACAAGCGATTTGTCACACCCACACGATTGCGCATTCTCAACCGCTGCGCCGCAATCGTTTTTGTGGCGATGGCGCTGCGGCTGGTGCTTGTGTAG